The proteins below come from a single Tachysurus fulvidraco isolate hzauxx_2018 chromosome 26, HZAU_PFXX_2.0, whole genome shotgun sequence genomic window:
- the si:dkey-251i10.3 gene encoding U3 small nucleolar RNA-associated protein 14 homolog A, which translates to MDSSKRKRSKMSAVLVDEEEELSPDEENMISASEDEEGSDDDRKHAKLLEAISSLGGKRRRKQAERTEASLQVSEFSMNAEGAGEKIKLSDLLGSMEKAPNTTKKQLRKLQNSKETLELPLSRQQSEKIQRSVAYERTSNDVSRWESVIRQNQKAEQIVFPLKQEPSRPKRVEQVVAGWKTQTPLEQQIFSLLRSNNQPVTDPVLTPVEEASIKAMSLEEAKIRRAELQKARVLQSYYEAKARRARKIKSKKYHKVQKKAKHKNFLKQFDEMMKTDPDAALEELKKMELSRMEERMSLKHQNSGKWAKTKAIMAKYDDSARKAMQQQLELNKELTQKLVVPSDDDDEGKDDEEEPSAIPDLVNDPESVSDTVNPWMRGRLTAEGHEVTEDPHTMTVEEPARSQQQDEEEEEEEDEVENEEEQLLRHFETKRKLRQDEEDDLVPLTQEEEEEDDDGEKTARDVQNEEEEEEEEEEEQEEVVSEFNTLFNRLMNTRTATEPPPPGKAAQVEEAELAHEEEGLLDEGPVRARTMEDLEALVHDGIAEEPVVAVPHAASVDTASEPRSTKKKGIDLREVLTKDANGIKVPLAPTVQEGDEEEEGSSAQMSIIKEAFAGDDVISDFLKDKKKQEEAGKPKVVDLTLPGWGEWGGVGLEPSKYKRMKFRLKPPPAAPRKDKKLPAVIISEKRNSSVALHQVSQLPFPFENSSHFEVCMRSPIGQTWNTQNSVKKLTAPKVVTRLGSIIEPLRKEDFLPEEKSAAAMKKQPQIVLEEKSGKVGQKGGGGRRAKKQQQQKKKKAD; encoded by the exons ATGGACTCCAGCAaaag AAAACGTAGTAAAATGTCTGCAGTGCTGgtggatgaagaggaggagctTTCTCCTGACGAGGAGAACATGATCAGTGCCAGTGAGGatgag GAGGGTAGTGATGATGACAGGAAACACGCCAAGCTCCTGGAGGCCATCAGCTCTCTGGGAGGGAAGAGAAG GAGGAAGCAGGCAGAGAGAACGGAGGCCAGTCTACAGGTCTCGGAGTTCTCGATGAACGCGGAGGGAGCAGGAGAGAAGATCAAGCTCTCAGACCTGCTGGGTTCCATGGAGAAAGCGCCGAACACCACCAAGAAGCAGCTGAGGAAACTGCAGAACTCGAAAGAGACGCTGGAGCTCCCGCTGAGCCGGCAGCAGTCTGAGAAG atcCAGAGGAGTGTGGCGTATGAGCGCACCAGTAACGATGTGTCCCGCTGGGAGAGCGTCATCAGGCAGAACCAGAAGGCCGAGCAGATCGTCTTCCCTTTAAAACAGGAACCATCTCGACCCAAACGTGTGGAGCAGGTGGTGGCCGGCTGGAAG actcagACCCCTCTGGAGCAGCAGATCTTCAGTCTCCTGCGCAGTAATAATCAGCCGGTCACTGACCCCGTGTTGACCCCTGTGGAGGAGGCGTCCATCAAGGCTATGAGTCTGGAGGAG GCGAAGATCCGGCGTGCTGAGCTGCAGAAGGCTCGAGTGCTGCAGTCTTACTACGAGGCTAAAGCTCGGAGAGCGAGAAAGATCAAAAGCAAGAA gtatcatAAGGTACAGAAGAAAGCTAAACATAAGAATTTCCTGAAGCAGTTTGATGAGATGATGAAGACGGATCCAGATGCAGCGCTGGAGGAGTTAAAGAAGATGGAGCTGTCCCGGATGGAGGAGAGGATGTCCCTCAAACACCAGAACAGCGGCAAGTGGGCCAAGACCAAAGCCATCATGGCCAAATACGACGACTCT GCCCGTAAAGCCATGCAGCAGCAGCTGGAGCTGAACAAGGAGCTGACTCAGAAACTGGTCGTGCCGTCAGACGACGACGACGAGGGAAAAGACGACGAGGAAGAGCCGAGCGCAATCCCCGACCTGGTGAACGATCCCGAGTCAGTCAGCGACACTGTGAACCCGTGGATGAGAGGCAGGCTGACTGCAGAGGGTCACGAGGTCACGGAGGATCCTCACACCATGACCGTAGAGGAACCAGCAAGAAGCCAGCAGcaggatgaggaagaagaggaggaagaggacgagGTGGAGAATGAGGAAGAGCAACTGCTGAGGCACTTTGAGACTAAACGGAAGCTGAGGCAAGATGAGGAAGATGATCTGGTCCCTTTGacacaggaggaggaggaggaggacgacg ACGGCGAGAAAACGGCGAGAGATGTACAgaacgaggaggaggaggaggaggaggaagaagaagagcaagAAGAGGTGGTGTCTGAATTCAACACCTTGTTCAACAGGTTGATGAACACTCGCACAGCCACGGAGCCGCCGCCACCCGGTAAAGCTGCTCAGGTGGAAGAGGCGGAGCTTGCACATGAAGAAGAGGGGCTTCTGGATGAAGGGCCGGTCCGTGCTCGCACCATGGAGGACCTGGAGGCTCTGGTGCATGATGGGATTGCGGAAGAGCCTGTGGTGGCTGTTCCACACGCTGCCAGCGTGGACACGGCATCTGAGCCACGGAGCACGAAGAAGAAAGGAATCGACCTGAGAGAAGTGCTCACTAAAGACGCCAACGGGATTAAAGTGCCGCTGGCGCCGACCGTGCAGGAGggagatgaggaagaggag GGCTCATCGGCGCAGATGTCCATCATTAAAGAGGCCTTCGCAGGAGACGACGTCATCTCCGACTTcctgaaagacaaaaagaaacaggaagagGCGGGGAAACCCAAAGTGGTGGACCTGACCCTTCCAGGATGGGGGGAGTGGGGCGGAGTCGGACTCGAACCTTCCAAATACAAACGTATGAA GTTTCGGCTGAAGCCTCCTCCTGCTGCCCCAAGAAAAGACAAGAAGCTTCCAGCTGTGATCATCTCTGAGAAGAGGAACTCGTCTGTGGCGTTACATCAG GTGAGTCAGTTGCCGTTCCCGTTCGAGAACAGCTCCCACTTTGAGGTGTGTATGCGTTCTCCTATTGGTCAGACGTGGAACACGCAGAACTCAGTGAAGAAACTCACTGCTCCCAAAGTGGTGACCAGACTGGGCTCCATCATCGAGCCACTGAGGAAGGAGGACTTCCTGCCGGAGGAGAAGAGCGCCGCTGCGATGAAGAAGCAACCGCAGATCGTCCTGGAGGAGAAGAGCGGGAAAGTAGGGCAGAAAGGTGGCGGAGGCAGGAGAGCAAagaaacaacagcagcagaagaagaagaaagcagaTTAA
- the si:dkey-251i10.2 gene encoding putative defense protein Hdd11, producing MQPVLFVTVWLLVLSAVTGYPTGAPVARCVDMTPGHGVPSQTSPSPYTIVISSTTFTPTQSIRVTIQGPMYLGLLLQARSNNTDAVGTWGTPPPDTKYLACSNNSQGAITHSNRNSKNNETTYTWIPPDSIESAFIRATVVANRTTFWVNLSSEKLSRASGAAAEVKMAITPVMFLAFLMSMAFQ from the exons ATGCAGCCTGTGCTTTTTGTCACCGTTTGGCTCCTGGTGTTGTCGGCTGTAACGGGATATCCGACAGGCGCTCCGGTCGCCAGGTGTGTGGATATGACCCCCGGACACGGTGTCCCTTCACAGACGAGCCCCTCTCCTTACACCATCGTGATCAGCAGCACCACCTTCACCCCGACTCAGTCAATCAGAG taaCTATTCAGGGCCCGATGTACCTTGGTTTGCTCCTGCAGGCTCGATCGAACAACACAGATGCTGTGGGGACCTGGGGCACACCACCACCCGACACAAAGTACTTAGcg tgctcAAACAACTCTCAAGGTGCCATCACACACTCCAACAGAAACAGTAAGAACAACGAGACCACCTACACCTGGATTCCTCCTGATTCCATCGAAAGCGCCTTCATCAG GGCCACTGTAGTTGCAAACAGAACCACTTTTTGGGTAAACCTCTCATCAGAAAAGCTGAGCAGAG CCTCAGGCGCAGCAGCTGAGGTCAAGATGGCCATCACGCCCGTCATGTTTCTCGCCTTCCTGATGTCGATGGCGTTCCAGTAG
- the si:dkey-251i10.1 gene encoding ADP/ATP translocase 2: MSETAISFAKDFLAGGIAAAISKTAVAPIERVKLLLQVQHASKQITVDKQYKGIMDCVVRIPKEQGFVSFWRGNLANVIRYFPTQALNFAFKDKYKQIFLDGVDKRKQFWRYFAGNLASGGAAGATSLCFVYPLDFARTRLAADVGKAGAEREFSGLGNCLAKVFKSDGLKGLYQGFNVSVQGIIIYRAAYFGIYDTAKGMMPDPKNTHIVVSWMIAQTVTAVAGLTSYPFDTVRRRMMMQSGRKGADIMYTGTIDCWKKIARDEGSKAFFKGAWSNVLRGMGGAFVLVLYDELKKYM, translated from the exons ATGAGTGAGACCGCAATTTCGTTTGCCAAGGATTTTTTGGCCGGAGGCATCGCTGCTGCCATCTCGAAGACTGCTGTCGCTCCCATTGAGAGAGTCAAACTGCTCCTTCAG gtcCAACATGCCAGCAAGCAGATCACGGTCGATAAGCAGTACAAGGGCATTATGGACTGTGTGGTGCGTATCCCCAAGGAACAAGGCTTCGTGTCATTCTGGAGAGGCAACCTGGCCAACGTGATCCGGTACTTCCCTACGCAGGCCCTCAACTTCGCCTTCAAGGACAAGTACAAGCAGATCTTCCTCGATGGCGTGGACAAGCGCAAGCAGTTCTGGCGCTACTTTGCCGGAAACCTGGCGTCCGGAGGTGCTGCAGGTGCCACCTCACTCTGCTTTGTCTACCCTCTCGATTTCGCCCGAACCCGTCTGGCTGCCGATGTGGGAAAAGCTGGCGCAGAGAGAGAGTTCTCCGGTCTTGGAAACTGCCTGGCAAAGGTGTTCAAGTCTGATGGCCTCAAGGGGCTGTACCAGGGCTTCAACGTGTCCGTGCAGGGAATCATCATCTACAGAGCAGCATACTTCGGCATCTACGACACCGCCAAGG GTATGATGCCTGATCCCAAGAACACCCACATTGTCGTGAGCTGGATGATCGCTCAGACCGTAACCGCCGTCGCTGGCCTCACGTCCTACCCATTCGACACGGTCAGGCGTCGTATGATGATGCAGTCTGGCCGCAAAGGAG CTGACATCATGTACACCGGCACCATCGACTGCTGGAAGAAGATCGCACGTGACGAAGGGTCAAAGGCCTTTTTCAAGGGTGCTTGGTCCAACGTGCTCCGTGGCATGGGAGGCGCCTTCGTTCTTGTCCTGTACGACGAGCTCAAGAAATACATGTAA